A stretch of DNA from Mesomycoplasma lagogenitalium:
TCACTGTGCCTGGAACATATTGAATTTCAATTTTTCCATTTGTTGAAATTATTGGATAAATTTTATTTAACGATTCTTCAATTCCCTCTTTTAAAAATCATTCAAAAGATTCTCTCTGTGGTTCTAAAAAATCTGGTGTCTCTAATGTTACTTTAGTTTTTGAATAATCTCTTCTTTCCGAAGAATGACCGAATTTTCTTATTTTATATGACATTTTTCTCCTTTTTCTTTCGTAAATGATATGAATTATACCAAATTTTTATTAAATAAAAATAAAAAAACAAACTAGATTTAAATAATCTAGCATTTTGTTTTTTTAAAAATTAATTTTTTGTTTCGTAAACAGAAGCAAATTTTCTATTTCTTCTTGTTTCGAATTTTACATATCCATCAATGAGTGAATAAAGTGTATCATCGTTACCACGACCAACATTGTTTCCTGGGAAAATCTTTGTTCCTCTTTGTCTAACAATAATCGCTCCTGCACTCGCTAATTGACCATCACTTAATTTAACTCCTAGACGTCTACCTATAGAATCTCTACCGTTTCTGGTTGATCCAGCTGCTTTGGTTTTTGCCATTTTAAATTATCCTTTCAATTCTGTTATTTTTACACGAGTATATGGTTGACGATGACCCAATTTTCTTTTATGTGTAGATTTTGCATTGTGACGATAAACAACGATTTTCTTTGCTTTTCCTTGTTTTTCTACAATACCTTCAACTACAGCACCTTTAACAAATGGTGTTCCAACTTTTTTATCAACTACAAGAACTTCGGAAAATGAAACTTTTTCACCTTCTTTTGCATCAATTTTTTCAATAAAAATTGTATCTCCTTGCTTAACAATAAGTTGTTTTCCACCTGTTTTAATTACTGCAAACATTACGTCCTCCTTATAGTGGCTCATCCTTAAGGCGCATTTCTGCTTGTAAGCCTTTTTGGAATGGTTACATTAGGTAACTTTTAAATTATATAACATTTTAAAAATTATTAAAGTTTTTTCTCATTTTTTTCTAAAATGATAATTTGAAAGGGTTTTAGTTCTTTTATTTTAGTATTATTAATGTTTTCTGAATTATAACTATCATATTTCACAACAAAATTTTTACCGACTATATTATGTAAAAATTTTTTATTTTTATTAGAAAAGTTTAAATAAATCATATGAGATTCAAAATTATTTAACTTAATTTTAAATACATCAGGATAAAAGTACATTGAAAAAATAATTTTTTTAGAAATAGAATAATTAGTAAAATACATTTTTTTAAAATATAATAAATTTTTAACTCATCATCAAACTGAATTTTTATTTTTATAATTTTCTAAAAGATTATTTTTTAAATAATTTTTAGGAGTTAAATAATAACTAATTTCTTTTTCGTTTAATCCCATCGCTTTATTGCTATTTCAGGCAAAATTAACTTTATTATTTTCTTGAGAAATTTCTGGATGAATTTTTTTATTTTTTACATCTGAATTTAAAATATTTTCTTGTCCTATTTCATCGCCTTGTACAAGATAGAAATTACTGTCAAATAAAATGAAAAATCCTAAAATAAATTTCTGTAAATACTCTAGTGTTCCTTGTTTTTTTGATAATCTAGAAGCGATTTTTCCATATTCTCAGTTGTTAAAAATAAAAGTTGAATAATCTTTAGAAAGATTTTGCATTTTTAGAGCAAATTTAAGCATTTTCAATCAATTGTATTTTTTAATTTCAATTTTAAAGTCTTGATCATTCAATCAAAATTCACTAAAATAATCAAAGATAAATTCATCAAACTTTAATAAATTGAGTTGCTCTGTATTTTGTTGATAAAAAGTTTTATAGTCTAAAATGGCAATTAAATTAATATCACTAATATTTTCCTTTATTTTTTCCATTAAACTATTAATAACTAAATGCGAACTTTCATCAATAGAAAGTTTTGGAAAATTTACTTTGTATATATTTTTAAAAATAATCCCATCAATTTTTAAAAAATTATAAAATTTAATTATTTCTAAAAATTTTTCAATTTTACTTTGAACCATTCACTCAACATCAATAACTTTAGTTACATCTTGATTTTCCATTTGAATAGTTTCATCTTTTATTTTTAATTCATTTTCGCTAACATCATTTTTTAAAATAGTTTGCAAATTTTCAAATTGTTTAAAGTAAGAATCTGCTTTATCAAAATCAAAAATCATATTAATTTTAATATCTTTCATTTTTAAAAGCTGAACCATTTTTTTAAAATCGTCAATTGATCCATAATGTTTTTGGATAAAACTTCTTGGCTTTAATTCCTCATAGTTTTCTAAAATTGAAGGAAAAACTAGATTATCAATTTCTAATTCTTTAAAATATAGATGTTTTTCAGCAATTCCTAAATAATCACCAACTCCTGATGAATTAGAATCATAAAAATATCGAGGAAAAATTTCATAATAAACTTTTCGAACATTTTTTTTCATAATTATCCTTTCCATTTTAAAAATTTGTATAAAAACGCTTCAAAAGCATTTTTTTCATCCAGTATACCTGCTTTAATTTCATAATCGATATTCGCAAGTTCTTCTATTCATTTTTTAATGCTACTAATTCCTACTTTTTTTATAAATATATGAGCTTTTTTAATTCTGAAAATATGTAATGAATATTCTTTTGAAATTTCTAAATCGTTTTTCTTTTCTTTTAATAAACTATCAACTATAAAGCAATCGTTAAAAAATGAAAAAATTTGTGAAATTAAAACATTTATGGATTGACCCATTGAAACATTTTTTTTATATAAAAATAAAATTCTTTCAAAATTCATTTCGCTAATTGCATCAATAAATGCAAAATCATTTTCTTGGAAATTATTCATAACTAATGCATCAATTGTTGACAAATTAATTGTAGGATTATAACTAATGAGTTTATCAATTTCTTTAGTGATAAAGTATAAATCATTTGGTAATAGTGTCGAAAGTTTTATTGCATCAATTTCCGAAATAAAACCATTTTTAGATTTGACAATTTTCATTATGTATTTGTAAATTTCATTATTTTTAATGCTCAAAAATTCTTGTGTTTGAGCATTTTTTAATAAATAATTTCTTAGTAAATTTTTTTTATTTTTATTAATATTTTCTTCTGTTTTTTCTATAAAAATAAACTTTTTATCATTATGGTTATTTTTATTTAAAAAATCAATAATTAAATTTAATTTTTCCTCTTTTTCTTTTAGCAATAAATTATCAATTTTAACAATTATTAATTCTTTACTACTAAAAAGATTATTATTTTCAATATTACTTAAAAACGAGATAAAATCACTATTTTCGTTAACATTAACAATTTGATAATCGCTAAATTTTTTAGCGATTCTTTTTATTTCTTGTTGAATTAAAAAATCTTCATTTCCATATAAAAAAAACATAATTTAATTATATAACATTTTAAGTTTATAAATAATTATTTAGCTATTTTAAAATTTATTGTTTTTAAATTAATAAAACCCTCTAATTAGAGGGTTATTTATAATAATAATTTTTATAGTGTGTAATTTTTATTGTTCTTTATTTTCTAGTAAACTAGTATCTGGTTTATTATTTTTAAATCAAAATAAAATTAAATATATAAAATATTAAAATAATCAATATTTACTTTTACCTAATTTATGTTATTTAAAATTTTGAAAATTTTTGATATTTATTCACTTTTTCTTTTTTAATTTTTTCGTTTTCATATTTAAAACATAAAGTATATTCGCCTTTAATGGATTCGGGAAGTTGTTCTAAAATTTCTTTTGCATTTCCATAATAATGCTTTTCATAAAGTTTTGTAATTTCTTTAGATAGAAAAATTTTTATTTTTTCTTTAAATACTAATTCCAGATCATTAATTGTTGCAA
This window harbors:
- the holA gene encoding DNA polymerase III subunit delta gives rise to the protein MFFLYGNEDFLIQQEIKRIAKKFSDYQIVNVNENSDFISFLSNIENNNLFSSKELIIVKIDNLLLKEKEEKLNLIIDFLNKNNHNDKKFIFIEKTEENINKNKKNLLRNYLLKNAQTQEFLSIKNNEIYKYIMKIVKSKNGFISEIDAIKLSTLLPNDLYFITKEIDKLISYNPTINLSTIDALVMNNFQENDFAFIDAISEMNFERILFLYKKNVSMGQSINVLISQIFSFFNDCFIVDSLLKEKKNDLEISKEYSLHIFRIKKAHIFIKKVGISSIKKWIEELANIDYEIKAGILDEKNAFEAFLYKFLKWKG
- the rplU gene encoding 50S ribosomal protein L21; the encoded protein is MFAVIKTGGKQLIVKQGDTIFIEKIDAKEGEKVSFSEVLVVDKKVGTPFVKGAVVEGIVEKQGKAKKIVVYRHNAKSTHKRKLGHRQPYTRVKITELKG
- the rpmA gene encoding 50S ribosomal protein L27 is translated as MAKTKAAGSTRNGRDSIGRRLGVKLSDGQLASAGAIIVRQRGTKIFPGNNVGRGNDDTLYSLIDGYVKFETRRNRKFASVYETKN